aattgtaagaTGATTTCCAAACATCATATTATATGCATCAACTATCAGCTTTCAGAAATTTGGCTAACAGATCTGGACCGTTCGAGTTCATCAGATGGATCCCAATCCAGTGTAGTGGATTGAACCTTAGACAGAGTCATGAGAACCTCAGAAATGTTTGGTCTTGAATTGAGGTCATGGGCAACACATCGTTTGGCAATCTCAGCCATGGAGTAAGCCAAATCCAAAGGGTACTCATCCCTCAAAGTTGGATCCATGAAACCTCGAAGCTTGTCCCTAACATTGTCTCCTTCAAGCACATGATTCACAGTTTCTGACAGCATCTTGTTCTCCCCTAATCCATTCTTTTCCCCACTACTTGTGGCTTCTCTTCCTGAAAGAAGCTCCAACATCACAACTCCAAATGCAAAAACATCCATCTTTGGAGTAATCAAACCACTCTCAATGTACTCAGGTGGCATGTAACCTTGAGTCCCCACCACATGCCTTGTCATTTGGAACCCCCCATCCTCTCCTTGATCCTCCATGACCCTAGCTAACCCGAAATTTGAAACTTTAGCTCTGAATTTCCCATCCAAAAGAACATTACCACTTTTCAAATTCTTGTGAATGTGAATAGGGTTGGTATAGTTATGAAGGTAATTGAGAGCATCAGCTACATCATAAGCAATCTGAACCCTCTGCATCCAACTTAAAGACACTGAATTCTGATACTTCTTGTCACTATGAAGCCAATCATCAAGAGAATCATTCTCAGCAAACTCATAAACAAGATAGGTGTTACCTTTGTGCACACAAAAACCAGATAGCCTTATAATGTTGGCATGGTTGATCCTCTTGAGAAGGTTGATCTCAGCAGAGACATCACCATTGAGAATCTTCACAGCAGCATCATCACCTTTGAAAGAAGCTCTGTAAACAGACCCTTTGATCTTGTTCTCTTCGCTGAAGAACTTTGTAGCGGTTTGTATGTCCCCGAACTTGTACGCGGTCAACGACTCAATCGCATAGCGAACCCCTTCTGAAGAAAGTGACCAGGATTCGGTTGTGGGGGTGGTTTCCGACACCATCTTGACGGCAGAGTCCGGGAAATCCTTAACCGATACCGGTGGCGGCGCCGGCTGACGGCGGCGACGATTGTAGAAACAGAGGAAAAACACGAGAAGAGCCACAACGAGGCACACAGCAACCCCAACCGTGACACCGACGATGACCCATTTCTTGGAAGAGCTGGAACTATCATTACCCGCCGGAGCTGGCGGTGGAGACTCCGGCGGCGACGCTGCTATCTGTAACCTCGCCGGTGGCTCTGTTTTAAGAGGAACCAACAGCGGTGTGAAGTAGAAAACGACGGATTTAGAATCAAGCTCGTTGGCATCCAAAACACTCTGTGTATCAACACCAAAGATCTCAGCAATGGAATCTGGCGACTCCCCTTGAGAAACCAGGTAGGTGAGCAGGTACTTGAACCCTGCATCACTCTGTTTCTTGGTGGGGCAAGCGCACCGGAGAGGCACATGGAGGTCATCACCGGCGAAGAGGTTCTTAGCATCGTAGGGGTTCTGAGCCATGAGGGCTTGACAAGTAGTGAGGGACTGGTAGgtgttgttggcgatggagAAGTAAGTCTCCCCTGTTTTCTTCAAGTTGTAGGTGGCGTTGTGTTGGTAGCGGCCGCCGGAGCAGGAGCAGGTGACGGGGACGGTGACCATGGTGTCGGTGATGATGGGGGTGACGTCGGTGATGTTGTTGGATTTAGCGACGAGGGAGGGTGTGGAGTTGAGGAGGTAGGAGATTGAAGAAGGTGTGTTGTATTCAGGGGATGATGATTTGAAGGTGAGGTAGGATTGGCATGAAGTGACACTATTGCAAACGTTGCCATATGTGGTGTTGTATTGAGTATCACAATCTAGTTGCTTGTTGTTCACATACTCTTGTTGTGCTTGTGTTGATGGGATCATGTGTGAAAATGAAATTATCATCACCAACAATAACATAGTGATGGTGGTAATGCTATTGGAACTAGATGAGGTAAACAACAGCATCTTGtgatgaaggaaatgaaggagGTTGGTTTTGTGGGTGGAAAGTGCTTGCTACACTAGAGGTTTGAATTGGATGAAGTGCTTAATTTATAATTCAACACTTTCTGGTTGGGTGTGTTTGTGTCAATGAAATTCAATGAAAGCGTCTAAGAAGGGTTGGAATTTTTTCTGGTCCTGACCACCAACATTATTGCATTGTATCGTATGGAATGGGGTGGCAAACCAGTGAAGTCAGCCAGTCAACACGTTTTGTTTTGGGATTATTTTAAAAGTCTTGGTCattttacatatttttatttcatccaattcatttttttttaaaagcaattcaatttttttaatgtatcGTAATAGAGATTGATGGTATGCACCATCGGTGTAAAGAAGCTTTATACTGACGTTCAATCACATTATGTCACATAGGTTTAAGtagttacaatttttttaattttaattagtaaattaataaattgttGATGTGATGGAAATCAATTGGGTGCATGTGTAAAACAAGTTTACACGGTTAGTGTATCTCCCATTCTCTCATCATAATATatgtttctcttatttttttcattatactCATTTGGGTGTAAATAAATATTATGGCATGAAAAGTAAGCCGCATCCTACGGTGTGTCATTCTGGAAAAGTGTCACGTATCAGAAAATAATTGAGGGTAATAGAGTGTTTCTCCAACATTTAaagatttttaaaattttaaaaaagtgCTTCACTTGTGAAGTATTTTCGTAATTTGTTCTCACCGGAATCACATGCAACCACTCCATCTCTGCCAGTACCACCACCTCGACACCAACGCTCTCGGCATTCATCGAGGAGGAGGTTGTGATGAAGGATTTGTCATTGGCGGCAACGACGACATGCTTGAATCGTAGGGTGCTTGGCTCGATGGGGCCTCAATATGGAAAAAGTGATGCGGTGGCCTCTGGTTCCTGTTGGGGTTATGGCGCAAAGGTATGTGGCGAAGCTACGGTGGTGAGCGCAATGCTGACTTGGAGAGTTCAATGGAACAAAAAAGATAGGTGAACATTGAAACAATGCAAACCCCTATCAGACACCCACTTTTGTGGCGGTTTATAACCGCCAAAAAGTGTATTGGTAGTAAAACCACCACAAAAGTAGGGTTGTCCAAGAGCTTGCTTGAACTTTACATAACTTTTTAAATATGTGAAATCTCAATACTATCCttaattattcattaatattttGTGAGACACTTGCCTCAATTTTAAACCTCTAATGAAAGCAAATGAGTGTGACACTCATTATTCTTTTTTCACCTAGGTAGTAGTTAAGAAGAGCGGAAATTATGCTCATACATATATTTTTTACGACTATCATTTCGACACACAGTTTAGCGGTAATTTTTAACCGCCACTAATATTTACAGGGGTTAAAAGCTATTAGAAATATGTATCTCAATTGAATGCATGATCAACACTATAAGTTGATACATATCATTACCCTAAAAAGAGTGGTGGTTTATTTTTGCTTGCATCATAAAGCATTATTCTTTATGATAATTATCAAAAGATTTAAATACTGAACTAGATTTTTTATCTGTTGCTGTAGTTTGACTTTAGTGGGGAAAAAATTGAGTGGAAGTCTTACACAAGCTATATACATATGATGTTGCTGATGCGATTGTGTATAGAACGTCTGCATCAAAACTAATTTTCTAACTTAGTTGTATAAAAAATGGAAGTGATGAACAAAGGAAAGGCATAGCCTTTAGATATGACAGTTCTTGATTTTGGACTGATTTACATAGAATATCTTTCCTCTGTCCATACTTAACAAAATCATATTAAAACCTCGCAGTAACAGGACAGAAGCTAAACGCtaacaaaaaattatattgtCCACTTAAATATTCATATCACAATTATTTAATATGCAAAATGGTAGAATATCTCAAATGGAAAGACACCCCACTTTAGACGACAAAAAGGTCAAAAgctttattgttgcagaagataatGGACCTTCTGAAAGGAGAGATGAAGTTGTACATCATACTAATCATAGTCTATGTTGACTTTAAGTTGACTTCCCATTATAATTTTTGGGTTTGCACAACTTAAGAGTAGATAGCAAATACCTAATATTTGTTTTTGGCCAAAGATTGTATCTATAATTTGGTTTCTAAAAGAGCAAAATTATTAGTCAAGTAACAATTTCAATTTGATGAATTTGTTGCTACAAAAATCACTTTCAATTGACAAATTCAGTACATATTTGAAAATTCTTCCatgattaattttaaaatcaaaatcaattgtgcGAAGAGTAGCTTCTCGTGCCAGAATTAATTCTGGGTGAACATAAAATGGTCCAAACATGCTTCTATGGATTTTAACCAAACGGTGTGCAAGTATCAACTACCAAAGTGCAGATTCTCTTTTTTTGTCTATCTTTGATGTGTCAAAGAGCCTACCAATTTTCTAAACCAATGTTTATAAAATAATCAACACCAACTTGTGACTcttaaaatcataaattaatcaAATGAAGCTGCACCAGAAGCTACTGAATTCCATAACATAAACAGTTTAAGGGCTGATATGCCACTGACATTCTATGCGCATCATACCAAACGGCTCAAGCTTTAAATAAACTCACCAAGCAAAATGAAAAATCAACTTCTTAAAGCGTGTTTGGTTTTGCATTTGGGTAATCCCAAACCATAGTTTGGAcagaagtgtgtcttttaactTTTGTCCTATTAATTGCTTAGAAACTTCAAATGAAAAACCAAACACACTGCAAGTGTACCAAGATGAAACAGTATAAGAATACTCTATACAATCTTATTGGCCTATAATTTCTGAGGTTAAATCTATAGAGGAGAGGAGCTAACACATGCTCCTTTTGCTGATTCTGTAAGTATCTACATGTGTCAATCGTGTTTCCTTTTGCAGCCTTGTCGGAAAACTGAGACACAGGTTAAAACAAGCCCTAGGAGTATAAGCAGAAACACTGCAGCAAAAAATGAACATATACCTTGAGATCAAGTATAGTAACCCAGATTAGTGAATCAACAGAAACAGTTAACAGTTTAATCATACTAGATAGAAACATATATTACACGAGAATGAGAATAAGAGAAACTATATTTCTTCAGCGATTAGAAAATATATCTGATATGTAATTAGGAGAATATATTTCTGCAAACAGGATTATATTATCAAATTAGGAATATAAATCCTAATTACATATCAGATATATTTTCTAATCTATAGTTTCGCTTATATGAAGATTCTCCTATAGTTAGACTTCAACTTGAATTTTGTGAAATCTTTATAAGCTACCATGGCAACTTTATTTCAAAAATGTCTGGCAATTAGAACATAGAAAGTAGCTTACCAATCAAAGTGGAAAAAAATACGATTGCAAGGCGATATCTTTTAATCCACGGTAGACTAACTTCAAGAGTGCAATGCCTCTTATTACGTTCTGTTTTTTCTTTGTCCCCAGTCCTTGAATTTGTTGGTTGTAGTTCAATTAATGAAATATTAGCACCTGTAACAGCAATGCCATTCTTGTCCCTGACTTTGAGTTCCAGAGTCACTGGGTGAGAGTCCCAATCTATTTCAATAGTTCCAAAGTTTGGCTGGCCTAGCAAACAAAAGCCAAAACTTGAAACATCAAAACAATGAAACCAAGGTAAATATTCTTATCCAAAAATATAAGAAGTAAAACATTACCATATACGCAAGATCTGTGTCTGCAGTTTTGGCCCTTAACTCTCAATGTAGACGGAGTCAACCAGGCAACAAACCTCACTAAAAAATGCAAGGAAGATGGAACAACCCCTTCGACCGATTGAGTAACCCCGCTCGAGGTTACATCGTAAAGAGGGTAGTCCACAGCACAGTCATATCTTGTGATTTCCCCAAAGTGAACATCTCCACTTATAAAAAATACTCCGTCCCTCTGCATAGAAAGGACTAATAAGATGTGAAATAAGTACTGACTCACCACATTACACAAATAATAATGATTTCCCTCTAACAACATAGATGTAAATTGAAGAAAACAAAACTAGAATATAAATACACTAAAAGTCATTTTTACCTTGCTATCTGCTATTAATTTGAAAAGGTGATCTCTTTCTTTAGGAAATCGAGCCCAAGATTCCATAGCAAACAAAGGGCGAATGGTTGCTGAAAGATTTGATATAACCTGATGATATGTAGATTGATCAAACTTATAAACGTGTATGCA
This is a stretch of genomic DNA from Lotus japonicus ecotype B-129 chromosome 1, LjGifu_v1.2. It encodes these proteins:
- the LOC130733482 gene encoding protein LYK5-like, translating into MLLFTSSSSNSITTITMLLLVMIISFSHMIPSTQAQQEYVNNKQLDCDTQYNTTYGNVCNSVTSCQSYLTFKSSSPEYNTPSSISYLLNSTPSLVAKSNNITDVTPIITDTMVTVPVTCSCSGGRYQHNATYNLKKTGETYFSIANNTYQSLTTCQALMAQNPYDAKNLFAGDDLHVPLRCACPTKKQSDAGFKYLLTYLVSQGESPDSIAEIFGVDTQSVLDANELDSKSVVFYFTPLLVPLKTEPPARLQIAASPPESPPPAPAGNDSSSSSKKWVIVGVTVGVAVCLVVALLVFFLCFYNRRRRQPAPPPVSVKDFPDSAVKMVSETTPTTESWSLSSEGVRYAIESLTAYKFGDIQTATKFFSEENKIKGSVYRASFKGDDAAVKILNGDVSAEINLLKRINHANIIRLSGFCVHKGNTYLVYEFAENDSLDDWLHSDKKYQNSVSLSWMQRVQIAYDVADALNYLHNYTNPIHIHKNLKSGNVLLDGKFRAKVSNFGLARVMEDQGEDGGFQMTRHVVGTQGYMPPEYIESGLITPKMDVFAFGVVMLELLSGREATSSGEKNGLGENKMLSETVNHVLEGDNVRDKLRGFMDPTLRDEYPLDLAYSMAEIAKRCVAHDLNSRPNISEVLMTLSKVQSTTLDWDPSDELERSRSVSQISES